From the genome of Geoanaerobacter pelophilus:
ACCACTGGTCACCGACAAGGTTATCAAATTCAGGCAGGGCATTGAGGAGGGGTGACGCATGGCGCAGGGAGAGTGGGAGATCACAAGGCATCAGGTGGCAATAGCCGGGAAAGTCACAGATGTCGTGACCGGCAGGCCGCTGCCGGGTGCCAGGATTTCCGTTTCATGCACAAATGGCAAAATGGAGCTGACTGCGGAATCGGACGGACATTTCCATGTTCTCGATCTGGCTAATGGCACCTACGAAGTTGAGGCGTCGCTGCCCGGCGCAGGATATGGCAACGGGATCAAGCAGGTGACGGTCACCCGCAACAGTGACGGGCGAATTCAAATGGCCGTGGCGGAAATGCAACTGGCTATCGCGCATTAACATACTGGCTGGAACCTAATTCATCACAAAGGGGAGGACAAAATGGCTGATTATTTCGCACCAGGAGTCTATGTGGAAGAGGTGCCCTCTGCAGTTAAGCCGATTGCCGGAGTCGGTACGAGCACGGCCGGATTCGTTGGCGTTGCCGCAGACATAGCGGCCACTGACATGCCGCTGAACCCGGCAGGCGGGAATTATACCCAGGCCACGGCAGGGGTGGCGCAGCCGATCAATGGCTGGGAGGAGTTCCGGAAAAAGTTTGGCGATTTCTGCGAGGATAACCAGTACCTGGCCCATAGCGTCTACGGCTTTTTCAATAACGGCGGCACCCGTTGCTGGGTTATCAGGGTTGCGTCCGTGGATGATGTCAGCGACGCCATCGACAAGTTCAACGAGCTTGACGAAATCGCCATCGTGGCTGCGCCTTTGCCGCCGGATACCGACCAGGATGCGTTGAATGCCATTCACTCCAAGCTGGTTTCCCATTGCCAGCTACTGGAGGACCGGGTGGCGATACTCGACTGCACCCGCGACATTGCCAGCGACAATCTGGTGATCTCAACCGATGACTCCGGCATCTGGCGCCCAGCGGCCAACCCGAAAGGGTACGGGGCATTCTATTTCCCCTGGATCGAGGTTGCTGATCCCCTGCAGAGCGCCGGCACGAGGATAGCGGTGCCGCCTAGCGGCCATCTGGCAGGGATCTATGCCAGGTCCGACGCGCAGCGTGGCGTCCACAAGGCCCCGGCAAACGAGGTGGTAATGGGTGCCCTCGGGCTTAAGTACCGGGTCAGCAAGTCGCTCCAGGCAAGCCTCAATCCGCTTGCCGTCAACTGCATTCGTGAATTCAACGGCACCATCAAGGTCTGGGGCGCCCGTACCCTGGCTTCAGATCCGAACGGCGATCCGGAATGGAAATACATCAACGTCCGGCGCCTGATCAACTACCTCCGCGAGTCGATTGACGAAGGGACCCAGTGGGTGGTGTTCGAGCCGAACGACATGGCGCTCTGGGCCAAGATCAACCGGAACATCACGGCGTTTCTTACCAATGTCTGGCGGGCCGGGGCGCTCTTCGGCAGCACGCCACAGCAGGCGTTCTATGTCAAGTGCGATGCTGAAACCAACCCGTCAGAGGTCCGCGACCTAGGCCAGGTGGTGACCGAGATCGGCGTGGCAGTGGTGAAGCCGGCTGAATTTGTCATTTTCAGAATCAGCCAGTGGGCCGGACCTTCTAAATAGGAGTGGCAATGCCGGGGAGATACAGGACACCTGGAGTGTATATCCGAGAGCTGACCGTGGCTCCGGCACGGGAGCTGGCGACCGGGATACCTCTGTTCATCGGGTATGCCGCGGACGGTGCGGCTCGTGAGCCTTTGGCCGTTGGCCGTTGGGACGAGTTCCGCACTGTTTTCGGCGACCCGGCGCCCGACCGCTACCTTGCCTATAGTGTGCGCGGCTTTTTCGCCAATGGTGGCTCCCTCTGTCATGTCTGCGCCATCGACCGGGGGATAGCGGTTAGCCAGGCACTTGAAGCCCTTTTTGATGAGCTCTCCAAAGGGGAGCTGCTTGCTGCGGTCGATCTGATCTGTGTCCCCGAGATTCAGCTCTTCCCATCCCAGGCTTTGGCGCTGCAGCAGAAGGTCCTCGATTTTTGCCGCGCCCGGGCCAGTCAGGCCGGCGGCTATCTCTTCGCCATTCTCGACTCGGTCAAAGGGGTTGATACCGTCGGCGTGCTGCAGCAGCGCCAAGCGCTCACCGGTGACGACGGCGCCCTTTACTATCCCTGGATCCGGGTGAGCGACGGCCCTGTGGCCAGCGGCGGCTGTGTCCCCCCTTGCGGGCATATTGCCGGGATTTACGCCCGCAGCGACCAGATGTACGGGGTGCACAAGGCCCCGGCCAATGAGATCGTCGAAGAGGCGATCGATCTCGAAACAGTGTTGAATGACCAGGGCCAGGGGGAATTGAACCCGGAAAACGTCAGCTGCCTCCGCTCCTTTCCGGGGCGGGGGATCAGGGTCTGGGGGGCACGGACCGTCAGCCGCGATCCTGCCTGGACCTATGTCAATGTCAGAAGGCTCTTCCTCGCGATCTGCCGGACCATAGAGCAGAAGATGGCGGAGCTGGTGTTCGAACCCAATGACCCTACGCTCTGGATGCGGATCAGGCGGGAACTGGGCAGCTATCTCGGCTCCCTGCACCGCAAGGGGGCGTTTCAGGGAGAGAAGCCGGAAGAAGCCTATTTCGTCAAGTGCGACAGCGAAACCAACAGTAGCGAACTCCGCGACCAGGGGAAACTGGTGGTGGTGATCGGCCTGGCCATGGCAGCCCCGGCGGAATTCATCATTGTCCGGATCGTCCAGACCGACGGCGGGGTGACGGTCACCCCGGACACCGGGCTGCTTCCCTCCATGTCCATGCCATCTGCGGGTAACGGCGCGGAGGTGGAGATCGTCAGCATCTATCCCGATCCGCCCGGCGCCGACCTGGCCGGAGAGTTTGTCACGCTGCGCAACCGCGGGGGGAGTGCGGTGGAGCTGACCGGTTGGGTGCTGCGCGACCTTGCCGGACACCGCTATGTCTTCCCTAACTATACGATTCACCCCGGCGCCGAGGTCAAGGTCTGGACCAAACCGGGAGAAGATACCCTGAACGACCTGTACTGGGGGCATCGCGCCCCACTCTGGAACAATACCGGCGACACCGCTTATCTGCTCGATGAACAGGAGCGGCTCGCCGCCTGTTTCGCCTATGAAGGCGTGCGCAACAAAAACAAGACACGGCAGCCGTAACCCGGTTGGCCGGTTAATTCAAGGAGGAGAGAATCATGGCAACTGGAGATCGCAAAGACCCTTTTCGCGCGTATAACTTCCTGGTTGAGATCGACGGCATCACCCGGGCCGGTTTCAAGGAGTGTTCCGGGCTGGATTCCACCCAGGACCCGATCGAGTACCGTGAGGGGGGTGAGCCGCTCCATGCGCGCAAGCTTCCCGGCATGGTGAAGTTCTCGAATATCACTCTCAAACGCGGCATTACCGATGATGCGGAACTCTGGGCCTGGCGCAAGACCGCCATGGAGGGGAAGGTTGAGCGGAAAAACGGCTCCATCATCCTGCTTGATGACACCGGTGCGGAAAAGCTCCGCTGGAACTTTGTCCACGCCTGGCCGAACAAGTGGACCGGCCCGACCTTCAACGCCTCCGGCAACGAGGTTGCCATCGAGTCGCTGGAAATCGCCCATGAAGGGGTAGCCAAGGCATGACGCTGCAGACCGAATTCAGCTTTACCCTGCCGCGGGGCTATGTGGATCAGGAAGGGAACCTGCATCGGGAAGGGAGCATGCGGCTGGCCACCGCCTTTGACGAGATCGCTCCGATGAAAGACCCGCGGGTGCAGGCCAACCCGGCCTATCTGGTCATCATCCTGCTGTCGCGGGTGATAACGCGGCTCGGCAGCCACACCTCCCTCAACCCGAAGATGGTCGAGGGGCTGTTCTCGGCCGACCTCGCCTTTCTCCAGGATTTCTACCGAAGGATCAACGAGTACGGCACCAGCAGGATGGAGGTGGGGTGTCCCCACTGCGAAGGCCGGTTCGAGGTGGAGGTGAACGGCTCGGGGGAAGCATAGGCTGCCCCCCGGAGCAGTTGTCCGGGGAGGTAGCCTATATCGCTTATCACTTCCACTGGCCCCATGAAGAGATCATGGGGATGGAGCACCATGAGCGGCGGCGCTGGGTGGATGAGATCGCCCGGATAAATGAGCGGGTGAATCAGGGCTGCGCCGGTTGAGATATCATACGAAAACGAGTGAAACATGGCACTAGACAAGCGGCGCGATCCATATCTCAGCTTCAATTTCCTGGTAGAAATCGAGGGGCTGGTGACAGCCGGGTTCCGGGAGGTTACCGGACTCCAGGCTGAGGTTGAGGTGCATGACTACCGTGAAGGCGGCTTGAACAGCTACATCCACCGCCTGGCCGGTCCGGCGCGTTACCCGTCCAACCTGGTGCTGAGGCATGGCCTGACCGACGACCCGTCGCTCTGGCTCTGGCACCAGGAGGTGCGCCGGGGGGTCATCCAAAGGCGGAACGTCTCCATCATTCTGCTCGATACTACCAGGGCGCCGGTGCAGCACTGGCATCTGGAGCGGGCCTATCCGCTGCGCTGGGTCGGACCTGAGCTGCGGGCCGAAGCCAATGCCGTGGCGATTGAAGCGGTGGAATTAGTCCATTGTGGGTTCCATGACTGACAACGAGACCCTGACAACTGCTGATAATACTGCTGAAGCGCCGCTGGAGCGTTGCGTCGCAGGGCGTTACGCCCAGCTCTCTCCGCTCAGCCGTTCTGCGGAGATCCTGAGCCGGGGCGAGTCGCTCTGCACCATGGCAGAATCGCGGGGCACGCTGGCCGCCGAGATCTTCGGCCGCTGGGGCCGGGAGGCAACTGGCGCTCGCGAACAACTGCCGTTTGTCGCAGGGGTGACCCGTTGCGGTGCGGAACAGGATAGTGCCCCCGTGGCGGAAGAACCCTCAGAGGTTGACCGGTCGGCTACTCCACAGGTTTTCGGGCTGCTCCCGCGGCTGCGGGCCAGGCAGGATGCGGCTGCGTCAGGCGGGAGCGAGCTGTCTCTCTCTGCAGCCGGTGTTCGAAGCCCGGCGGTGGGGCCGGCTGGTAACATAAAGCGCGCCGCGGCCAGTGCTGTTTTGAGCAAACTGCAAACTGTTTCTCCTGAGGAGCCTCGCGCTGTTTCCCCCCCGGTTACGCCAGACGTCATCACAAATCTGGAAGAAGCCCCGCACCACAGCAATGCTCCTTTGGGACAAGGCGCGCCACTTGTCGCCCCGCGGAGCGGTGCTAGCCGCAGTGACTCTTCCCCCTTGGCGGCAGAGATGGCGGTAAAGAATGCACCGAAGATGGCTGCCGCAGCTTCGCAATCGCCGCTTTCCGGCGATACTGTGCCGGTTGCCGAAGCAGGCGGCTCCAGTCGGTTGGTTCCGGTAGTGACCCGGCTTCCCGAGCGCCCGGAAACCGCGGAGCTGCCGTTAACAGGCGCTCCGGGTTGCGTTAGCGCAAAGACCGGAGAGAGTGTCTCGCTGGAGTCGTTCCCAGGCCAAGCGGGCCATGGGAAACGCCCAGTTCTGCTCAGGAAGTTGGCGCCAGGCGGTAGCGAAGGGGTTCGCGATGGTGATACCCCGGCAGCCTTACCTATCGGCACATCCCGCCAGGTTAATAATAGCGGACAGGCAAGCAGTCAATTTCCACCGGTCATCGGCCGGGACGGAGCGGGGCTTGAGCCGGTCAAGGGGATCGATAGCCACGAACTCCCGGTAATTACGATTGCTCGCAGCCAGGGAAGTCAGGTCGCCGCTGCCCAGCCGGTACAACTCATGGCTGAAACCCCGTCGCCATCTTTTGGTTCAGAGATGGCGCGCAGGATGACCGGCAACCGGCGACAGCCGGAGGTAACTGCTGTCGAGGGCTCTATTGCTGGCGCTGCCGGGGTGCCGCTGTCCGCAGCTTCCCTGCCGTTAGGCATCGGCAGGCGGGCGGCTGCGGCGCCTGCCGCAGTGATGGCCGAAGCGCCGCACGGATTGGTCCAGCAGTCATCAGCCGCCGACATGTATCCGGTAAGCGGGCAGCTGGCGGCGATGCCAGCTCTCAACCGGTCACCGGAACAGCAGCCGGCGACCGCGGCAACGGTCAGCGCTCCAGCTGCCGACACCACGACGCCGTCCCGGCAAACAGGGTTGTCGCGGGAAGAGCTGTCACAGCTCGCAGACCAGGTCTACACGGTCATTGAGCAAAGACTGACCATTGAAAAGGAACGCAGAGGCCTTTAAATGAGACTGGAAAAGGCGACCATACAGAAGATCCTCGGCATACCGGAAACCATCGAGGTGCTGTTTAACCCGAATGAGTACCGGCTTTCGGTTTCCAACCAGTTTGCCGAGATTGCCATTCCCGGCCTGGAGGCACCGCCGATCCAGTATGTGCGGGGCAACATCCGGACCCTGTCAATGCAGCTCTTTTTCGATACCTATGAGCAGGGGAGTGACGTCCGGGAGCACACCGGCAGGATTGCAGGGCTGCTCGACACCGACCCGGAGCTGCATGCGCCGCCGGTTTGCCTGTTCAGCTGGGGCACCTTCAATTTCCAGGGGGTGCTGGAGCGGGCCGAGCAGCGGTTTACGCTGTTCCTGCCGAGCGGCATTCCGGCGCGGGCCACGGTCGATGTCACCTTCAAAGAGTTCAGCGACACCGGGCTTCGGATGGCCAAGCACCGCTCCGCCAATTTCGACAAACGTTATACTGTCCGACGCGGCGACACCCTGGCCGGTATTGCCGGAAAAGAGTACGGCGACCCGAAGAACTGGCGCCCCATTGCCGAGGCCAACGGTATGGATGATCCGTTGGCGTTGCAACCGGGCCAGGTCCTGAGCATCCCGGCAATAGAGTAGGGGCGCAGCTGGATGCGCCTGGCTTATGATGGGTTCAGAACCCCGATTAGGGGGCAGGGCGCATCTAGCTGCGCCCCTACAAATCTACAAAAGGTTATGAATTAATGCCCGCATCACTGGAATACGTACCTGCATTTGTCATCAGGATCGACGGCACCGAGCTGAGGCACGGCTTTAACTTCGATGTGCTTTCGCTCTCGGTCACTGACAGCTGCAATCAGGGTGACTCCTTCACCTTTACCGTCAGGGAGCGGCACCCGGAGCGCGGGCGGTTTCCGGCGGGCGGGACCTTGCAGTGGCTTGACAGCGGCACCTTTGAAGAGGGGAAAGAGGTGGAGATCGAACTCGGCTACCTGGGGAACTGCACCATGAAATTCATCGGCCAGGTCACTGCCATCAACCCCACCTTTCCCGAAAGCGGCGTGCCGACCCTGACGGTCCGCGGCCAGGGGCTGTACTGCAAGCTGCTGGTGCAGTGCGACAGCCGCCCGTTCCGGGAGCAGACCGACAGCGGCATCGCCCGGGAGATTGCCACCCTGGTCGGCCTGGATGCGCGGGTCGATGACACCAGGGCCGAGCATCGCCAGGTGTCGTCAGGCACCGGCACCTATGCCGCCATCCTCCAGGAACGGGCCAACCGGATCGGTTACGAGGTGGTGGTCAAGGAGCGGACCCTCTGTTTTGAGAAGCCGCGCTACCTGGTGGAGCGGGGACCGAAGCTGACCCTTGAATGGGGCAAAAGCCTCCGGTCGTTTTCCCCGGCGCTCTCCACCTATCGCAAGCTGACCCATGTCCGGGTGCGCGCCTCGCAGACCACCCTGGGCCGGGGGAAGGAACCGCTGGCGCATGAGGCGGGACCTGGCGACGAGCGGGCCAAGCTCGGCAGAGAAAGCGCTTCGGAGATTGCCATGCGGCTCTGTGGTGAAAACCGGCTGCTGGCCGAAGATCACCTGGCAGCTTCCCAGGAAGAGGCGATGGAGGTGGCGCTGGCAAAGCTGGAGGCGAGTTCCATCGAGTTGATCTCCGGCAGGGGCGCTTGCACCGGCAATCCTCAGCTGCGGGCGCGGACGGTGATTGAGCTGAAAGGGCTGGGGCAAAGGTTCAGCGGCAACTACTACGTCACTCAAGCGACCCACACCATTGATGGCTCCGGCTATCGCTGCGATTTTGAAGTCAAGAGGAACGGACGATGAGCATTGGCGACCTGATGACCGGAGCAGGCAATGACCAGGGGCGGCGCTACGGCGTTGTTACCGGGATCGTCAACGACATCGCCGACCCGGACAACCTCGGCCGGGTCAAGGTCGAGATCCCGTCCATCGGCGCTGTGGCGGAATCGCTCTCCAACTGGGCGCGAATCGCCACCATGGCGGCCGGCAAAGGGCGGGGGAGTTTCTTCATCCCCGAGGTGGGTGACGAAGTGCTGGTGGCGTTCGAGCATGGCGATCCAAACCGCCCGTTTGTGATCGGCATGCTCTGGAACAGCGACGACACGCCGCCCGAGACCATGGACGGCGAGGGGAAAAACAACCTGCGCACCATCAAGTCGCGCAGTGGCCATCTTATCACCATGGACGACAGCAAGGACGACCAGAAGGCCAAGGTGACCATCAAGAGCCAGGGGGGGCATGAAATCGTCCTGGACGATGCCAACTCCAAGGGGAAGATCGAGCTGAAGAGCACTGGCGGCCACAAGGTGACGCTCGACGACGACGGCCAGAAGATCACCATCTGCGATTCCGGCGGCAACAAGCTGGAACTGGATGCTGCCAGTAGTTCGCTGACCATCAGCACCAGCGGTAATACCGATCAGACCGTGGGGGGCAACCTGAAGATTAATGTCACCGGCACTGTCACCCTGTCGGCGCCGTCCGGGATCACCCTCGACAGCGCCAGCGTCAAGCTGGGGACCGGCGCGTCCCTGGCACTGGTCAACGAGACGATGCTGACCGCCTTCAATACCCACTTCCATGTGGGCAACCTCGGTGCTCCCACGTCGCCACCCACGGTGCCGGCGATTCCGGGGGTTCAGAGTACCGTCATGACCAAGGGGGCCTGACCATGGGGAGCAAATTCCTCGGCACCGGCTGGAAATTTCCGGTCAAGCCGGGTGCTGACCAAGAAATAGCGCTGGCGGCAGAAGAGGAATCGATTGCCGAATCGATCCGGATCATCCTCGGCACCTCGCCGGGCGAACGACTGATGCACCCGGATTTCGGCTGCAACATCCACGATTATCTCTTTGCCCCGAACAATGTCCGGACAGCCGGACTGATCCGCTTTCATGTGGAGGAGGCGCTGCGACGCTGGGAGCCGCGCATCGACCTGCAGGAGGTAATCGCCGAGGCCGCTCCCGACGAACCGTCACTGCTCTTGCTAAGTATCACCTACCGGGTCAAGGCCACGGACAGTCGCTTCAACATGGTCTACCCGTTTTACCTGGAGCGGGGTAGCGAGCCGTGAGCAGCTGACGGATGCAGATCAGGAACAGCACCGGCCATATCGTCACCCTGGACGATAGCGCCATGACCATTGCTATCGGCGACGATCAGGGCGACGCCATTGTGTTCGATGCCAGGAACCGGACCCTGACCGTTGATGTGCAGCAGGGGGTGGCCATAACCGTTACCGGCGGCAATGTCACCATCAACGCGCCGCACGGGGTCACCATCAAGAGCGACACGACCCGGATCGAAGGTGACAATATCACGCTCCAGGGGAAGAACGTCACGGTAACCGGCGACACGGTCACTCTGGGAGCGGCAGCGGCAGCGGCGCTCGTCAAGGAGAGCCTGATCGATATCTTTAACGACCACCAGCACCGTGACCAGTACGGCGTCTTTACTGCCAAGCCGAATCTGACCGGAACCAAAGGTGTGCATAGTACGACCAAGGCCAGGGGAGCCTGACTATGGGAGCTTCGGAAACAACAAACAGCCTGACCAACGCTGCTCCGCCGCTGTGCAAGAGCTCCGGCGAAGAGGTCGTCGCTTTCCTGCAGAGCGAACTGGAGCAGGAGGGGTGGCACCCGCAACCGGGAACGCCCGGCGTCGGCACCGGGATGACGCGGCTGTTCGGCCGGTTGGCCGACCTGGTTATCACCAGGCTTAACCAGGCGCCGGAGAACCATTTCCGCACTTTTCTGGAGACTGCCGGCGTGGATCTGCTGCCGCCGCAGCCGGCGAGGTGCGAGATCACCTTTTACCCAGCCAAGGATGCGCCGTCGCCGCTTCGGGTGCCAAGCGGCACCCAGGTGGCTGCGAAAAAGAGCGACAGCCGGCCGGAGGTAATCTTCGAAACCGAGCGCGACCTGAACGTCATCAAGGGGGGGCTTGAGACCTGCATCGTTATTGATCCGATCCGGATCAGCGTCCTGAGTGGCGACCAGGCAGCCCTGGCGACCGAGTCATTCGCAGTGTGTCAGGGTGATAGCGAACGCCCCCGGCTGCTCTATTTCGGCGATGACGGCCTGTTCGACTTCCCTGACGACCCGAGCCGCCTGAACGGAACCGTCATTCTCGAGGTGTCCCTTGACGTGGCCGGCAGTGCCGATAGCGACGGCTGGACCCTGCAATGGCTCTATTACGACGGCAAGGAGTGGCGCGATCTGGTTGATGAGGGGGGCGCGGTCGTTGCCGACGCTACTGACTCGCTCTCCCGCGATGGCCGGATAATGTTCAGCAACCTGCCGAAGATGGCCAGGTTCGAGTTCGACAAGGAACATGGCGCCTGGCTGGCCTGCTCCCTCACCGGCGGTACCGGCCGGGACCATCTGCCGGTGCTGGCAACAATAACCGCCGGGCGGGAGATCCTGATCCCGAACTCCCCAGCAAAGCCGGTGGAGGCTGCGGTCAGCGCCATTCATAGCGGCGCCGCCTTTATCCCGCTCGAACCCGAGGGCGAGTTCTTCCCGCTCGGGCAGCGTCCCGGCCGGCTCGATTCCCTTTATCTGAAGTGTGACGAGGCGTTTGCCAAACAGGGGGCCGAGGTCCTGATCTCTTTCGATCTGTCCGGGGTGCCGGCGACCGCAGTTGGCCGGGAGTTGAGCGAACTCCGGGTTATCTGGGAGTATTGCTCGGCGCAGGGGTGGATTACCATCGGCGAGAGCAGCAGGACAGCAGTGCTGCAGTCGCTATCCGGGTTCGACGATAACAGCCTCGGCTTTACCGCCGGCGGCAAGGGGGTTACGGTCAGCTTCGCGGTGCCTACCGGCGCTGACCGGGCGCGACCGCTCTGGGCCAAGTGCAGCGTGGCTGAACAGGAAGGCTTGTGGCTCAGGGCCAGGGTCACGGCAGGGGGGTATGGCACCGACCCTTCCGGAACCACGGTCTGGAGCGCTCCTGCAGTCCTTGCCCCGAGCATCGGTAACCTGAAACTCTCTTACGGCGGTTTCAGCAGTTCGGCCGCTTTGCGGCCACTGGCAACCCTGTACCGCTCCCTGGATAACCGACTCGACCGCCACTCCTTTGCCGATGCCGCAGGACAATTCCCTCCGTTCAGCGGCGAAGCCGATTTCCCTGCCCTCTATCTCGGCTTCAGCGCCCCGTTCCCGGCGAACGAATGGATCCAGATCCTGCTCGATGTGGATGAGGAGCGCAACGGAGACCGGGAGTTTCCGCTCATGATCTGGGAATACCGGAGTGCGGCGCCAGAGGAGTGGCAACCGCTGCCAGCCTCGGACGAAAGTGCCGGTTTTACCCGGCGGGGTTATCTCGGCTTCAATGCGCCGCCCGATCTTAGTTTAAGCAGGGAGTTTGGCCGCGAGCTTTACTGGCTGCGTGCCAGGGCCCATGTGGCGCTCCCGGTGGCCGTTGCCCCAGCTGGAATCAGCGTCAGCCCCGGTGCTGGCAACCAGGCCACGGTAAGTCTCGACGCCTCCGGCTCTTCCGCAGCCGACGGTCAGCGGCTCGTTCGCTATTACTGGCGACTGAAGCCGCATCAGGCTCAAGCGGGAGCCGATATCCAGGTGGCCACGACGGCAAGCGAGGCGCAGGTGCTGCTCGACGCCTCAGCCACTGCTGCCGCCAGCGGCCGCGATCCGGTGCGCTACTCGTGGCGGTTGGTCTCTTCCAGCAGGCTGATTGCGCGGGCCGGCACCGACCTGGTGGTGTCGGCAGTCGGAGGCACGGCAACGGTCACCATCGACTGCTCCGGCTCCCTCGATACCGGCGGCGCTGCCATCGGCAAATACATCCTGCGCAAGGTGCTGCCCGAAGCGGTCGTCCCTCTGCCGACCCCGTATCTGCGGGGGATCCGGTGCAATACGGTCCCGGCAGTCAACGGCACGAGCATGGCCGAAGAGCTGCTC
Proteins encoded in this window:
- a CDS encoding putative baseplate assembly protein; this translates as MGASETTNSLTNAAPPLCKSSGEEVVAFLQSELEQEGWHPQPGTPGVGTGMTRLFGRLADLVITRLNQAPENHFRTFLETAGVDLLPPQPARCEITFYPAKDAPSPLRVPSGTQVAAKKSDSRPEVIFETERDLNVIKGGLETCIVIDPIRISVLSGDQAALATESFAVCQGDSERPRLLYFGDDGLFDFPDDPSRLNGTVILEVSLDVAGSADSDGWTLQWLYYDGKEWRDLVDEGGAVVADATDSLSRDGRIMFSNLPKMARFEFDKEHGAWLACSLTGGTGRDHLPVLATITAGREILIPNSPAKPVEAAVSAIHSGAAFIPLEPEGEFFPLGQRPGRLDSLYLKCDEAFAKQGAEVLISFDLSGVPATAVGRELSELRVIWEYCSAQGWITIGESSRTAVLQSLSGFDDNSLGFTAGGKGVTVSFAVPTGADRARPLWAKCSVAEQEGLWLRARVTAGGYGTDPSGTTVWSAPAVLAPSIGNLKLSYGGFSSSAALRPLATLYRSLDNRLDRHSFADAAGQFPPFSGEADFPALYLGFSAPFPANEWIQILLDVDEERNGDREFPLMIWEYRSAAPEEWQPLPASDESAGFTRRGYLGFNAPPDLSLSREFGRELYWLRARAHVALPVAVAPAGISVSPGAGNQATVSLDASGSSAADGQRLVRYYWRLKPHQAQAGADIQVATTASEAQVLLDASATAAASGRDPVRYSWRLVSSSRLIARAGTDLVVSAVGGTATVTIDCSGSLDTGGAAIGKYILRKVLPEAVVPLPTPYLRGIRCNTVPAVNGTSMAEELLGSGNGKPGAAFTLGRVPVLPELKIYVRECDRPPALELALLAREHVAPDGTVPFEQFPLTVSGEQGVWVLWRRVENFYSSTAADRHFVLDQITGRVLFGDGARGMIPPIARDNIKTAWYRSHQGGTGNVPPGAVTVVRNPAGQLAAVKRVANLELAVGGGDQESVAQVRERGPRTIKHRGRAVTIEDYAWMARDAGREVAAAWCLPTRDPDGNGSEGWVTVVIVPGEAGTRPYPRPPLLRHVKAYLESRALTNLASERHILVTGPRYIEIQVTAAIVPILPEKGDEVKLKALKRLEEFLHPLTGGTARSGWELGRDVYLSEVYAELEGVAGVDHVAELALDGSLQQFELELLPRQCLSHTAPRGSRVGTIDDRLRLVLADPLAPLPQGATATGSVKVSLYGFRVGETVHVVDSANRNLLEAVTVIGVSPENDAVTIRMPFHMTENLPPVDSLALLSTDGTVRLPLTEWLEGEGVTVARTVTMQPGRDRLCIVTGGERYPEFEFMAVLSVARRRDRISIPPGHLACSGSHDIEMVLGD